A portion of the Stigmatella aurantiaca DW4/3-1 genome contains these proteins:
- a CDS encoding chemotaxis protein CheB, which translates to MARRDKHDLIVVGASMGGVEALMGLVEQFPKDLPAAVCIVLHISAGHRSVLPELLSRAGPLLAVHPKDGEPLTKGRIYVAPNDRHLLVEQGRVRVVKGPRENNHRPAVDPLFRSAALAYGPRVVGVVLTGAMDCGTAGLLAIQRQGGLTVVQEPADAYCPDMPRSVLEHMKVDHCVPLEGMGALLSRLADSPVPRAANGTKGTKGSKGSKGSKVRSSQGLKREMGKLKGDPEAVNMPPAEGQPSHFSCPDCGGVLFEQDEQGQLRFDCRVGHAFTDNALVLGQNRALDVALWAAVRSLEENAALARRMASHARERNHAHSVQRYEERAREVEHQALLIRQVAMSGVLLPQEAVLAGPPDPQEQQSN; encoded by the coding sequence ATGGCTCGACGCGACAAGCACGATCTCATCGTTGTGGGCGCCTCCATGGGGGGCGTCGAAGCGCTCATGGGCTTGGTGGAGCAGTTTCCCAAGGACTTGCCCGCGGCGGTCTGCATCGTCCTGCACATCTCGGCCGGCCACCGCAGCGTCCTGCCAGAACTTCTCTCCCGGGCTGGCCCCTTGCTTGCTGTCCATCCGAAGGACGGTGAGCCGTTGACGAAGGGCCGCATCTATGTCGCGCCCAATGACCGGCACCTGCTGGTGGAGCAAGGCCGGGTGCGCGTGGTGAAGGGGCCGCGGGAGAACAACCACCGGCCCGCGGTGGATCCGCTCTTCCGTTCCGCGGCGCTCGCCTATGGCCCGCGCGTGGTGGGGGTGGTGCTCACCGGGGCCATGGACTGTGGCACCGCCGGTTTGCTCGCCATCCAGAGGCAAGGGGGGCTGACGGTGGTGCAAGAGCCCGCGGACGCGTACTGCCCGGACATGCCCCGCAGCGTGCTGGAGCACATGAAGGTGGACCATTGCGTTCCGCTCGAGGGGATGGGGGCGCTGTTGAGCCGGTTGGCCGACAGTCCGGTGCCCCGGGCGGCCAATGGGACCAAGGGGACCAAGGGGTCCAAGGGGTCCAAGGGGTCCAAGGTGCGTTCGTCTCAGGGCCTCAAGCGGGAGATGGGCAAGCTGAAGGGGGACCCGGAAGCCGTCAACATGCCTCCAGCCGAGGGCCAGCCCTCGCATTTCTCCTGCCCGGACTGCGGAGGGGTGCTCTTCGAGCAGGACGAGCAGGGCCAGTTGCGCTTCGATTGCCGGGTGGGCCATGCCTTCACGGACAACGCCCTCGTTTTAGGACAGAACCGGGCCCTGGACGTGGCGCTGTGGGCCGCGGTCCGGAGCCTGGAGGAGAACGCGGCCCTGGCCCGGCGCATGGCCAGCCATGCCCGCGAGCGAAACCACGCCCACTCAGTCCAGCGTTACGAAGAGAGGGCCCGGGAGGTCGAGCACCAGGCCCTGCTCATCCGTCAGGTGGCCATGAGCGGGGTCCTCCTTCCACAGGAAGCTGTCCTGGCCGGTCCGCCGGACCCCCAGGAGCAGCAGTCGAACTGA
- a CDS encoding response regulator — translation MSETKIRILVVDDDQDQLVLAERTLSAYGFDVRTHRSSLGVSNLVRSAAPDLVLLDVNIPALSGDKVLSLARAQAPLGTKFILYSASDESKLRSLALSSGADGYISKSVQGADLAKKLTDLYKRGRTAAPAGSAPHALNK, via the coding sequence ATGTCGGAAACCAAGATCCGAATCCTCGTCGTGGACGACGATCAGGATCAGCTCGTGCTGGCCGAGCGCACGCTCTCGGCATACGGCTTTGATGTTCGCACGCACCGCTCATCGTTGGGCGTGTCCAACCTGGTGCGCTCCGCCGCGCCGGACCTGGTGCTGCTGGACGTGAACATCCCCGCGTTGAGTGGGGACAAGGTGCTGTCGTTGGCGCGCGCGCAGGCGCCGCTGGGCACCAAGTTCATCCTGTACTCGGCCTCGGATGAGTCCAAGCTGCGCTCCCTGGCGCTCTCCTCGGGAGCCGATGGCTACATCTCGAAGAGCGTCCAGGGCGCGGACCTGGCCAAGAAGCTGACGGACCTCTACAAGCGGGGCCGCACGGCGGCGCCCGCGGGCAGCGCGCCGCACGCCCTCAACAAGTAA
- a CDS encoding ABC1 kinase family protein, with product MASDSDDSLPPQGRFNRLRKLAGLSAQLGAEVLKSGARRVAGQEQELLSKGMAEKLVATLGDLKGAAMKFGQAVSMDPDLMTPEVRQVLARLQNQAPSMGYETVARVIEAELGAPPEALFHQFDQEPLAAASLGQVHRAVMKDGRPVVVKVQYPGVGDSLQGDLDNLGLVVKTVSKAAKAIDGTAYFRELREEMLLELDYRREARLCQNFVRGVARLPDLKVPEVMDALTSGRVLTLELLEGQTLKDWVVTEPSAEERFRVARQLIRAIYGPFFFAGEIHADPHPGNFMVMKDGRLGLLDFGSIKSFSERFVDANRLMFLQAMKLEPMDVLGLSREVGFTVDLPEPEAEALIRELLSIVGRPMRSEAYDFAACEINRDMRRHFTQNAGRFLKIRPPAEGVMFFRSTGGLMHNLKLISAKGDFRAVYMEVADLLA from the coding sequence ATGGCTTCCGACTCCGACGATTCGCTTCCTCCCCAAGGCCGTTTCAACCGGTTGCGCAAGCTGGCGGGGCTCTCCGCGCAGCTGGGCGCGGAGGTGCTCAAGAGCGGCGCCCGCCGCGTGGCGGGCCAGGAGCAGGAACTGCTCAGCAAGGGCATGGCCGAGAAGCTCGTCGCCACCCTGGGAGACCTGAAGGGCGCGGCGATGAAGTTCGGCCAGGCGGTCTCCATGGATCCGGACCTGATGACGCCCGAGGTGCGGCAGGTGCTGGCCCGGTTGCAGAACCAGGCCCCCTCCATGGGCTACGAGACGGTGGCCCGGGTCATCGAGGCCGAGCTGGGCGCGCCCCCCGAGGCGCTCTTCCACCAGTTCGACCAAGAGCCCTTGGCCGCTGCTTCCCTCGGGCAGGTGCACCGGGCCGTGATGAAGGACGGCCGCCCGGTGGTGGTGAAGGTGCAGTACCCCGGCGTGGGCGACTCGCTCCAAGGGGACCTGGACAACCTGGGCCTGGTGGTGAAGACCGTCTCCAAGGCCGCCAAGGCGATCGACGGCACGGCGTACTTCCGGGAGCTGCGCGAGGAGATGCTGCTGGAGCTGGACTACCGGCGCGAGGCCCGGCTCTGCCAGAACTTCGTGCGCGGCGTGGCGCGGCTGCCGGATCTCAAGGTGCCCGAGGTGATGGACGCGCTCACCTCCGGGCGCGTGCTGACGCTGGAGCTCCTGGAGGGACAGACGCTCAAGGACTGGGTGGTGACGGAGCCCTCCGCCGAGGAGCGCTTCCGCGTGGCGCGCCAGCTCATCCGCGCCATCTACGGCCCCTTCTTCTTCGCGGGCGAGATCCACGCCGACCCGCACCCGGGCAACTTCATGGTGATGAAGGATGGGCGCCTGGGGCTGCTGGACTTCGGCTCCATCAAGAGCTTCTCGGAGCGCTTCGTGGACGCCAACCGCCTCATGTTCCTCCAGGCCATGAAGCTGGAGCCCATGGACGTGCTGGGCTTGAGCCGCGAGGTGGGCTTCACCGTGGATCTGCCCGAGCCGGAGGCCGAGGCGCTCATCCGCGAGCTGCTGTCCATCGTGGGCCGGCCCATGCGCTCGGAGGCGTATGACTTCGCCGCGTGTGAGATCAACCGGGACATGCGGCGGCACTTCACCCAGAACGCGGGCCGCTTCCTGAAGATCCGCCCGCCCGCCGAAGGGGTGATGTTCTTCCGCTCCACCGGCGGGTTGATGCACAACCTGAAGCTCATCAGCGCCAAAGGCGACTTCCGCGCCGTCTATATGGAAGTCGCCGACCTGCTGGCGTGA
- a CDS encoding serine/threonine-protein kinase has product MDTDWEAGASPSSGTDAEALTGQSFGSFRIVRELGRGGMGSVWLAEHGLIQKRVAVKVLHAHLVRDSRLVERFLSEARTLTRVQHPNVVSLFDVNLREGRPYLVMEYLEGQSLAAFAQGPLAPALAVELLSQVCDALGAAHAHGIVHRDIKPANVFLVPTAQGGHRVKLLDFGIAKLLSAAPEERMSTQSGTLLGTPEFMAPEQCGGEPVDGRADLYAAGVLGYQLVTGQLPFTGNHPAEMLLAHLMKPPPLAHEACAAVPVALSRVLERAMAKRPEDRFASAAALREALQATVRPAPPPSALTVQVLVKGASAPRKLRGERVGRLGLFLHAEGDLPPLREDVTLRLELAGGELACTGQVVRHVSAEQAQAWRMAPGFGIELSDTPAGLLQRFERLLAGESRTGPAPASPGASQEARAEAVLRGFQGGADHYAVLGVAKDAPGEGIRRRAREARAVLEPLREQPLSPALRARVEQALARMGEALHTLGHLERRAEYDASLRNLEGLLRCLSEGLTLTALEQCRARFLSRHRVPQGRATLHFATGLAFAAQGELHQALEAYEQALRVDPLDWKSLHRWRLLRAQLRGTPSPTAGASR; this is encoded by the coding sequence GTGGACACGGATTGGGAGGCCGGGGCCTCGCCGTCGTCCGGCACGGACGCGGAGGCGCTGACGGGCCAGTCCTTCGGCAGCTTTCGCATCGTGCGCGAGCTGGGCCGCGGGGGCATGGGCTCGGTGTGGCTGGCCGAGCATGGGCTCATCCAGAAGCGCGTGGCGGTGAAGGTGCTCCACGCCCACCTGGTTCGTGATTCGCGGCTGGTGGAGCGCTTCCTCTCCGAGGCGCGCACGCTCACGCGGGTCCAACACCCGAACGTCGTCTCGCTCTTCGACGTGAACCTGCGCGAGGGGCGCCCCTATCTGGTCATGGAGTACCTGGAGGGGCAGAGCCTCGCCGCGTTCGCGCAGGGGCCCCTGGCGCCCGCGCTGGCCGTGGAACTTCTGTCGCAAGTGTGTGACGCGCTGGGGGCCGCGCACGCCCACGGCATCGTCCACCGCGACATCAAGCCCGCCAACGTCTTCCTGGTCCCCACGGCGCAGGGCGGGCACCGGGTGAAGCTGCTCGACTTCGGCATCGCCAAGCTCCTGTCGGCCGCGCCGGAAGAGCGGATGTCCACCCAGAGCGGCACGTTGCTGGGCACGCCGGAGTTCATGGCGCCCGAGCAGTGCGGCGGTGAGCCCGTGGATGGGCGGGCAGACCTGTACGCGGCCGGGGTGCTGGGCTACCAGCTCGTCACCGGCCAGCTCCCCTTCACCGGCAACCACCCGGCCGAGATGTTGCTGGCGCACCTCATGAAGCCACCGCCCCTGGCGCACGAGGCCTGCGCCGCGGTGCCCGTGGCCCTCTCGCGCGTGCTGGAGCGCGCCATGGCCAAGCGCCCGGAAGATCGCTTCGCCTCGGCCGCGGCGCTGCGCGAGGCCCTTCAGGCCACCGTGCGCCCCGCGCCCCCCCCGTCCGCCTTGACCGTACAGGTTCTGGTGAAGGGGGCGTCCGCTCCCCGGAAGTTGCGCGGGGAACGCGTGGGCCGCCTGGGCCTTTTTCTCCACGCGGAAGGGGACCTGCCGCCGCTGCGGGAGGACGTCACGTTGCGGCTCGAACTGGCCGGGGGCGAGCTGGCCTGCACGGGCCAGGTGGTGCGGCACGTGTCCGCCGAGCAGGCCCAGGCGTGGCGCATGGCACCGGGCTTCGGCATCGAGCTGAGCGATACCCCGGCCGGCTTGCTCCAGCGCTTCGAACGGTTGCTGGCGGGCGAATCCCGGACGGGCCCGGCCCCGGCGTCTCCAGGGGCCTCTCAGGAGGCGCGGGCGGAGGCGGTGCTCCGGGGCTTCCAGGGGGGCGCGGACCACTACGCGGTGCTGGGGGTGGCCAAGGACGCGCCCGGGGAAGGCATCCGCCGCAGGGCGCGCGAGGCCCGCGCGGTGCTCGAGCCGCTGCGCGAACAGCCCCTGTCCCCGGCCCTGCGCGCGCGCGTGGAGCAGGCGCTGGCCCGCATGGGCGAGGCCCTCCACACCCTGGGTCACCTGGAACGGCGGGCGGAGTACGATGCCAGCTTGCGCAACCTGGAGGGGCTGCTGCGCTGCCTCTCCGAGGGGCTCACCCTCACGGCCCTGGAGCAGTGCCGGGCCCGGTTCCTGTCCCGGCACCGCGTTCCCCAGGGGCGCGCCACGCTCCACTTCGCCACGGGGCTGGCGTTCGCGGCCCAGGGCGAGCTGCACCAGGCGCTCGAGGCCTATGAGCAGGCGCTGCGCGTGGACCCGCTCGACTGGAAGTCCCTCCATCGCTGGCGCCTGTTACGGGCCCAACTGCGGGGGACCCCGTCCCCTACCGCCGGGGCCTCCCGCTGA
- a CDS encoding response regulator, translated as MSEEPPVASILLVDDHLQNLVVLGAALEPLGQRLVKATSGREALRRLEEEDFAVILLDVRMPDLDGYQTAHLIKAQERTRHIPLLFLTALQREDQHLLRGYAQGAVDYLLKPFEPEVLRAKVAVFVDLHRRNEALKLREARLREQEREALLRQGEAHARALLNAMPQAVWAARPDGTQAWCNAAWTALLGGNGAGPERHALVECVHPGERESVLAGIREALRSGRPWDGQHRMGRPEAYRWHHLKVTPLPASAEAWSGFLCTATDIDDEHRTQQISQLLSHASVMLSSSLDYHATLARLAQLVVPRFADWCTVDVLDRGASLAGLTRVAVAHAEQGKAERVLELHQRYPPREDDLSGVARVLLTGQPELLSELPEPMLRRMAMDEAHLELLREVGHQSRICVPIRARERNFGALTFGISGARPRYDRRDVALAEELGRRAAVAMDNALLYRDAQRAQQEAQEANRLKDEFLATLSHELRTPLTSILGWTQMLLRRDDLDEAGRRRGLETIERNARVQRQLVEDLLDVSRIAAGKLTLDLREVKLREVVDAALESVRPTAEARGVVLQAAPGEVSESVLADSTRLQQVLWNLLTNALKFTERGGCVRLEARREEAFVALTVSDTGKGIEAGFLPHVFERFRQGNTGRGHGGLGLGLAIVRTMVELHGGTVDVHSDGPGTGATFTVRLPLRAGLEASLTGEQAGEAPPLRGVKVLFLGNPVEARESVEGFLRNAGAEVRVVASLAEALTALAQHRPDVLVSDILLPGEDGFALMRNHEVRGRIPALALCGDTRMEAQRRILEEGFQMHLCKPVASGELTAAVSALLSRARGSAQEV; from the coding sequence ATGAGCGAAGAGCCACCCGTCGCCAGCATTCTCCTGGTCGATGACCACCTCCAGAACCTGGTGGTGCTGGGGGCTGCGCTGGAGCCCTTGGGCCAGCGGTTGGTGAAGGCCACGTCTGGACGCGAGGCGCTGCGGCGGCTCGAGGAGGAGGACTTCGCCGTCATCCTCCTGGATGTGCGCATGCCTGACCTGGACGGGTACCAGACCGCACATCTCATCAAAGCCCAGGAGCGCACCCGCCACATCCCCTTGCTGTTCCTCACCGCGTTGCAGCGCGAGGACCAGCACCTGCTGCGGGGCTATGCGCAGGGGGCGGTGGACTACCTGCTCAAACCTTTCGAGCCCGAGGTGCTGCGGGCCAAGGTGGCCGTCTTCGTGGACCTGCACCGGCGCAACGAGGCGCTGAAGCTGCGCGAGGCGCGGCTCCGGGAGCAGGAGCGCGAGGCGCTGCTGCGCCAGGGCGAGGCGCATGCGCGCGCGCTGCTCAACGCCATGCCGCAGGCGGTGTGGGCGGCGCGGCCCGATGGGACGCAGGCCTGGTGCAACGCGGCCTGGACGGCGCTCTTGGGCGGCAATGGCGCGGGGCCTGAGCGCCACGCGCTGGTGGAGTGCGTGCACCCGGGCGAGCGCGAGTCGGTGCTCGCGGGCATCCGCGAGGCGTTGCGCTCGGGCCGGCCCTGGGATGGGCAGCACCGCATGGGGCGCCCCGAGGCCTACCGCTGGCACCACCTCAAGGTGACGCCGCTGCCCGCGAGCGCGGAGGCCTGGAGCGGCTTTCTCTGCACGGCGACGGACATCGACGACGAGCACCGCACGCAGCAGATCTCCCAGCTCCTGTCGCACGCCAGCGTGATGCTCTCCTCCTCGCTGGATTACCACGCCACGCTCGCGCGGTTGGCGCAGCTCGTGGTGCCCCGCTTCGCCGACTGGTGCACGGTGGATGTGCTCGACCGGGGCGCGTCCCTGGCGGGGCTCACCCGCGTGGCGGTGGCGCACGCGGAGCAGGGCAAGGCCGAGCGGGTGCTGGAGTTGCACCAGCGCTACCCGCCCCGGGAGGATGACCTCTCGGGCGTGGCGCGCGTGCTGCTCACCGGCCAGCCGGAGCTGCTGTCCGAGCTGCCGGAGCCGATGCTGCGCCGCATGGCCATGGACGAGGCGCACCTGGAGCTGCTCCGGGAGGTGGGGCACCAGTCGCGCATCTGCGTGCCCATCCGCGCGCGCGAGCGGAACTTCGGCGCCCTCACCTTCGGCATCAGCGGGGCCCGCCCGCGCTATGACCGGCGGGACGTGGCGCTGGCCGAGGAGCTGGGCCGGCGCGCCGCGGTGGCCATGGACAACGCGCTGCTCTACCGCGACGCCCAGCGCGCCCAGCAGGAGGCCCAGGAGGCCAACCGCCTCAAGGACGAGTTCCTCGCCACGCTCTCCCACGAGCTGCGCACGCCGCTGACGTCCATCCTGGGGTGGACGCAGATGTTGCTGCGGCGCGACGACCTGGACGAGGCGGGCCGGCGGCGCGGCCTGGAGACCATCGAGCGCAATGCACGCGTGCAGCGCCAGCTCGTGGAGGACTTGCTGGACGTGTCGCGCATCGCCGCGGGCAAGCTGACGCTGGACCTGCGCGAGGTGAAGCTGCGGGAGGTGGTGGATGCCGCGCTGGAGAGCGTGCGCCCGACGGCGGAGGCCCGCGGGGTGGTGCTCCAGGCGGCGCCGGGCGAGGTCTCCGAGAGCGTCCTGGCGGACTCCACGCGCCTTCAGCAGGTGCTGTGGAACCTGCTCACCAACGCCCTGAAGTTCACCGAGCGGGGGGGGTGCGTGCGGCTGGAGGCGCGCCGCGAGGAGGCGTTCGTGGCGCTCACGGTGAGCGACACCGGCAAGGGCATCGAGGCGGGCTTCTTGCCGCACGTCTTCGAGCGTTTCCGGCAGGGCAACACCGGGCGCGGGCATGGCGGGCTGGGGCTGGGGCTGGCCATCGTGCGCACCATGGTGGAGCTGCATGGCGGCACCGTGGATGTGCACAGCGACGGGCCGGGCACCGGGGCCACCTTCACCGTGCGCCTGCCGCTACGGGCGGGCCTGGAAGCCTCGCTGACAGGGGAGCAGGCAGGCGAGGCGCCCCCGCTGAGGGGGGTGAAGGTGCTCTTTCTGGGCAACCCGGTCGAGGCGCGGGAGTCCGTGGAGGGCTTCCTGCGCAACGCGGGCGCCGAGGTGCGGGTGGTGGCCTCCCTGGCGGAGGCGCTGACGGCGCTCGCGCAGCACCGCCCGGACGTGCTGGTGAGCGACATCCTGCTGCCGGGAGAAGACGGCTTCGCGCTGATGCGCAACCACGAGGTGCGTGGCCGCATCCCCGCCCTGGCGCTGTGTGGCGACACGCGCATGGAGGCGCAGCGCCGCATCTTGGAAGAGGGCTTCCAGATGCACCTGTGCAAGCCGGTGGCCTCGGGCGAGCTGACGGCGGCCGTCTCCGCGCTGCTGAGCCGGGCCCGCGGGAGCGCGCAGGAGGTGTAA
- a CDS encoding DUF5985 family protein encodes MALKAMLNGALVMGCLACALFFVRFWRASRDRLFVFFALAFLGMGFNWLALTLLDVDDERRHFVYVLRLISFLLILYAIWDKNRVRGAKAP; translated from the coding sequence GTGGCGCTCAAGGCAATGCTGAATGGAGCCCTGGTCATGGGGTGCCTGGCGTGCGCCCTGTTCTTCGTGCGCTTCTGGCGGGCCTCGAGGGATCGCCTCTTCGTCTTCTTCGCGTTGGCCTTCCTGGGCATGGGCTTCAACTGGCTGGCCTTGACCTTGCTGGATGTGGACGACGAGCGGCGCCATTTCGTCTACGTGCTGCGGCTCATCTCCTTTCTCCTCATCCTCTATGCCATCTGGGACAAGAACCGGGTGCGCGGGGCAAAGGCCCCCTGA
- a CDS encoding DUF5985 family protein, translated as MVEAVYILCGLTSLACTVLLLRGYRRTRTRLLLWSGLCFVALAVSNVILFVDLVLFPGRDLSVWRSASALVGIGTLLYGLIWDSA; from the coding sequence ATGGTTGAGGCGGTCTACATCCTCTGCGGGTTGACGAGCCTGGCGTGTACGGTGCTGCTGCTCCGGGGCTATCGCCGCACGAGGACCCGGCTGCTGCTGTGGAGCGGGTTGTGCTTCGTGGCCCTGGCGGTGAGCAACGTGATCCTCTTCGTGGATCTGGTGCTCTTTCCGGGCAGGGATCTGTCGGTGTGGCGCAGTGCCAGCGCGTTGGTGGGGATTGGTACGTTGCTCTATGGCCTGATCTGGGACTCAGCCTAG
- a CDS encoding response regulator, translating to MSLMSREKVPILVVDDQPEGVLALEATLAPLGHPVVVARSGREALRHLLHQDFAVVLLDVVMPEMDGFETAQLIREREKSRNTPIVFLTALSQGEVPEFRAYAVGAVDYLLKPFEPDILRSKVSIFVDLFRKTELVRRQAEALREVLQREHERERAELYQRLEAERLRVREEVLRKEMEAGRHHQRWLEALLSELPTPLALLEPGTGRTLFANRAAQGLAEGCLVYEEARRLRPDIVLTGGDHRPLSEESLPAARAVRGEVLAGVRVEWRSGEQQGAALAFSSRLPPMHGRPETALLALFDVATLTK from the coding sequence ATGAGTTTGATGTCCCGAGAGAAGGTTCCCATCCTGGTCGTGGACGATCAGCCCGAGGGGGTGCTGGCGCTGGAGGCCACCCTGGCGCCCCTGGGCCACCCCGTCGTCGTCGCCCGGAGCGGGCGCGAGGCGCTGCGCCACCTGCTGCACCAGGACTTCGCCGTCGTCCTTTTGGACGTGGTGATGCCGGAGATGGATGGCTTCGAGACGGCGCAGCTCATCCGCGAGCGCGAGAAGAGCCGCAACACCCCCATCGTCTTTCTCACCGCCCTGTCCCAAGGCGAGGTGCCCGAGTTCCGGGCCTACGCCGTGGGCGCGGTGGACTACCTGCTCAAGCCCTTCGAGCCGGACATTCTCCGCTCCAAGGTGAGCATCTTCGTGGACCTGTTCCGCAAGACGGAGCTGGTGCGTCGGCAGGCCGAGGCGCTGCGCGAGGTGTTGCAGCGGGAGCACGAGCGCGAGCGGGCCGAGCTGTACCAGCGCCTGGAGGCCGAGCGGCTCCGGGTGCGCGAGGAGGTGCTGCGCAAGGAGATGGAGGCGGGCCGCCACCACCAGCGGTGGCTGGAGGCGCTGCTCTCGGAGCTGCCCACGCCCCTGGCCCTGCTGGAGCCGGGCACCGGCCGCACCCTGTTCGCCAACCGCGCCGCCCAGGGGCTCGCCGAGGGGTGCCTCGTCTACGAGGAAGCCCGGCGGCTGCGCCCGGACATCGTGCTCACCGGGGGCGATCACCGCCCCCTCTCCGAGGAGTCCCTGCCGGCCGCCCGCGCCGTGCGGGGCGAGGTGCTCGCCGGGGTCCGCGTGGAATGGCGCTCGGGCGAGCAGCAGGGGGCCGCGCTGGCTTTCTCCTCCCGCCTGCCCCCCATGCACGGCCGGCCGGAGACGGCGCTCCTGGCCCTCTTCGACGTGGCCACCCTCACCAAGTAG
- a CDS encoding chemotaxis protein CheB, whose protein sequence is MSPLGLLVVGAPREALEEVQAALAEMPARMPVPVVLVLHRGLHEVLAGPLGHRCPLPVVEPDDKEALLPGRVYLAPAGYHLLVDGNCVCLSREPAEHGQRPSIDALFESASEAHGPGVAGLLFGGHEDGWAGLAALREQGGRAAVTRAAEETEGVERVPPGGVKDWLARLVPVTRMKVLP, encoded by the coding sequence GTGAGTCCACTGGGATTGCTGGTGGTGGGCGCTCCCCGGGAGGCGTTGGAGGAGGTGCAGGCCGCGCTCGCGGAGATGCCGGCGCGCATGCCCGTGCCCGTGGTGCTGGTGCTTCACCGGGGCCTCCACGAGGTGCTCGCGGGCCCCCTGGGGCACCGCTGCCCGTTGCCGGTGGTGGAGCCGGATGACAAGGAGGCCCTGTTGCCCGGCCGGGTGTATCTGGCGCCCGCGGGGTACCACCTGCTGGTGGATGGCAACTGCGTGTGCCTTTCGCGCGAGCCGGCCGAGCATGGCCAGCGGCCCTCCATCGACGCGCTCTTCGAGTCCGCCTCCGAGGCCCATGGGCCTGGCGTTGCGGGGCTGCTCTTCGGAGGCCACGAAGATGGGTGGGCGGGGCTCGCCGCGCTGCGCGAGCAGGGCGGCCGCGCGGCGGTGACCCGGGCGGCGGAGGAGACCGAGGGCGTGGAGCGTGTGCCGCCGGGCGGGGTCAAGGACTGGTTGGCGCGGCTCGTCCCCGTCACCCGGATGAAGGTACTGCCATGA
- a CDS encoding CheR family methyltransferase → MSPPERGSELERLELELLLEAVWRHYGFDLRDHARPLLLRQLRRHLREERLDTLSALQGRVLHDADAMEGLLRALAGPSRPLFAEPAFFRSFRARVVPVLRTWPSVRVWHAGCGSGEETYALAILLMEEGLWGRCRLYASDASEGLLADARTGVIPLPDEEESRHYLEAGGRRALSDYYTRDGNWAVFSRALREGIFFTQHNLATDGSFNEFQVVLCRDTLLAYNRALSHRVHRRLYESLSRFGFLCLGRKESVASTPHAAAYEELEDSGRVFRRVA, encoded by the coding sequence GTGAGCCCCCCGGAGCGGGGCTCGGAGCTGGAGCGGCTCGAGTTGGAACTGTTGCTGGAGGCCGTGTGGCGGCACTACGGCTTCGATTTGCGCGACCATGCCCGGCCGCTGCTGCTGCGGCAGCTGCGGCGCCACCTGCGCGAGGAGCGGCTGGACACCCTCTCCGCCCTCCAGGGCCGTGTGCTGCACGACGCCGATGCGATGGAGGGGCTGCTGCGGGCGCTGGCGGGCCCGTCCCGCCCCTTGTTCGCCGAGCCGGCCTTCTTCCGGTCCTTCCGGGCGCGGGTGGTGCCGGTGCTGCGCACCTGGCCCTCCGTGCGCGTGTGGCACGCGGGCTGCGGCTCGGGCGAGGAGACGTATGCCCTGGCCATCCTCCTGATGGAGGAGGGGTTGTGGGGGCGCTGCCGCCTGTACGCCTCGGACGCCAGCGAAGGGTTGCTCGCCGACGCGCGCACCGGGGTCATCCCCCTGCCGGACGAGGAGGAGTCGCGCCACTACCTGGAGGCGGGGGGACGGCGCGCCCTGTCGGACTACTACACGCGGGATGGGAACTGGGCGGTGTTCTCGCGCGCCCTGCGCGAAGGGATCTTCTTCACCCAGCACAACCTCGCGACGGATGGCTCCTTCAACGAGTTCCAGGTCGTCCTCTGCCGCGACACGCTGCTGGCCTACAACCGCGCGCTCTCCCACCGCGTGCACAGGCGCCTCTACGAGAGCCTGTCGCGCTTCGGCTTTCTGTGCCTGGGGCGCAAGGAGTCCGTCGCGAGCACCCCTCACGCCGCGGCCTATGAGGAACTCGAGGACTCGGGCCGCGTCTTCCGGAGGGTGGCGTGA